One part of the Haliaeetus albicilla chromosome 27, bHalAlb1.1, whole genome shotgun sequence genome encodes these proteins:
- the POU4F3 gene encoding POU domain, class 4, transcription factor 3, whose translation MMAMNAKQPFAMHAALQEPKFSSLHSSAEAMRRVCLPAPQLQGNIFGSFDESLLARAEALAAVDIVPHAKGHHHHHHQPPPFKPDATYHAMSGVPCAAALPHPAALAAHPHPLPLPHPALDGGDLLEHLSPSLAVGGLAEPPALPPPPPAAGGPLAVGAGPPAAGVGPPGGPAPPPAAAPEAESDPRELEAFAERFKQRRVRLGVTQADVGAALAALKLPGVGSLSQSTICRFESLTLSHNNMTALRPVLQAWLEGAEAAHRDRAAGPELLAGAERKRKRTSIAAPEKRSLEAYFALQPRPSSEKIAAIAEKLDLKKNVVRVWFCNQRQKQKRMKYSAVH comes from the exons ATGATGGCCATGAACGCCAAGCAGCCGTTCGCCATGCACGCCGCCCTCCAGGAGCCCAAGTTCTCCAGCCTGCACTCCAGCGCGGAGGCAATGCGCAGAGTTTGCCTCCCGGCCCCGCAG CTGCAGGGCAATATATTCGGGAGCTTTGATGAGAGCCTGCTGGCCCGCGCGGAGGCTCTGGCGGCCGTCGACATCGTCCCCCACGCCAagggccaccaccaccaccaccaccagcccccccccttCAAGCCGGACGCCACCTACCACGCCATGAGCGGCgtcccctgcgccgccgccctcccgcACCCCGCCGCCCTCGCCGCCCACCCGCacccgctcccgctcccgcaCCCGGCGCTGGACGGCGGCGACctgctggagcacctctcgcCCTCGCTGGCCGTCGGcgggctggccgagccccccgccctgcccccgccgccgcccgccgccgggggtCCCCTGGCCGTGGGCGCGGGCCCCCCGGCCGCGGGCGTGGGGCCCCCGGGgggcccggcgccgccgcccgccgccgcccccgagGCGGAGTCGGACCCGCGGGAGCTGGAGGCCTTCGCCGAGCGCTTCAAGCAGCGGCGCGTCCGGCTGGGGGTGACCCAGGCCGACGTGGGGGCGGCGCTGGCGGCCCTCAAGCTGCCGGGCGTGGGGTCGCTGAGCCAGAGCACCATCTGCCGCTTCGAGTCGCTGACGCTGTCGCACAACAACATGACGGCGCTGCGGCCGGTGCTGCAGGCCTGGCTGGAGGGCGCCGAGGCCGCCCACCGCGACCGGGCCGCCGGCCCCGAGCTGCTGGCCGGCGCCGAGCGCAAGCGCAAGCGGACGTCCATCGCCGCCCCCGAGAAGCGCTCGCTGGAGGCCTACTTCGCGCTGCAGCCGCGGCCCTCCTCCGAGAAGATCGCCGCCATCGCCGAGAAGCTGGACCTCAAGAAGAACGTGGTGCGCGTCTGGTTCTGCAACCAGCGACAGAAGCAGAAGCGCATGAAGTACTCGGCGGTGCACTGA